From Microbacterium sp. 10M-3C3:
CGGTCCTTCGACGCTAGATCGGGCCCCCTCCGACGGGGGCGGGGTTGTGCGATCGCGCGGCCGCGGCTAGCGCTACCGCGTCCGCGCCCCCGCGACAAGCCCGCGCCGCCCGCCCGGGGCTGTTCGTAGCGTGAGGGCATGCCGCCGGCATCAGACACGCCCCCCTCGACCGACGCGCCCGACCTCCGCGAGTACGCCGCGATCGGCGACGGCCGCACCGTCGCGCTCATCGGCCGCCGCGGCCAGGTGGACTGGCTGCCCGTGCCGAACCTCGACTCGATGCCGGTGTTCGCGCGTCTCGTCGACGACGACACCGGCGGATGCATCGAGCTCGAGCCGGACGAGGAGTACACCGTGCGCCGGCGTTACGTGCCGCGGACGAACGTGCTCGAGACGACGTATCGCACTCGCAACGGGCGCGCGCGCGTGACCGACGCGCTCGTCACGGGGGTGGCGGGCCGCCTGCCGTGGGCCGAGCTCGCCCGCCGCGTGGAGGGCCTGCGCGGCAGCATCCGGTTCCGTTGGCGCGTGCAGCCGGGGACGCGCCTGCAGACGGCGGCGCCGTGGGTGGAGCGGCAGGACGGCGTGTCGATCCTGCGCGTGGGTGACGTGTCGCTCGCGGTCGTGGGCGACGGCCACGGCGAGCCCGAGCCCGCCGCCGACGACCCCGCCGCCCCGTCGGTTCACGGCGGGTTCGCCACCGCGGAGGGCTCCCGGCACGTGCTCATCGTCGTCGCGACCGACGGCGAGCCGCTGCACCTCCCCGACCCCGGCAACGTGCAGCGCGGCATCGACCGCACGATCGAGGGCTGGCGGGCCTGGTCGCGCGAGTTCTCGTACGACGGACCGTGGCAGGAGCAGGTGCAGCGCAGCGCCCTGGCGCTGAAGCTCCTCGTGTACGCGCCGAGCGGGGCGATCGCGGCCGCCGCGACGACCTCGCTGCCGGAGAACCCGCGGGGCGGGAAGAACTGGGACTACCGGTTCGCGTGGGTGCGCGACCTCGCCTACACCGCGCACGCGCTCGTCGAGTTCGGGCTGCGTGAGGAGACGCACGCGGCGATCTCGTGGATGCTGCGCACCATCCGCGCCGGCGGATCGGAGCCCGAGGTCTTCTACACGCTCGACGGCCGGATCGCCGACGGCGTGCGCACCCACGACGTCGGCGGCTGGCACGGCATCGGTCCGGTCGTCACCGGGAACCCCGCCCACGGCCAGCTGCAGCTCGGCGTGTACGGCGACCTGTTCGCCATCTGCCGCACGTACGTCGCGGCGGGGAACATCCTCGACGTTGCGACGGGGCGCTCGCTGGCGGCCCTCGCCGACCGCACGTGCGACCTATGGCGCCGTCCCGACTCCGGCATGTGGGAGCTGCCGGAGATCCGCCACTACACGTCGTCGAAGATGGGCTGCTGGCAGGCGCTGAATGACGCCGTGGCGCTCGCGGAGGCGGGCCAGATCCCCGGCAGCCCCGATCGGTGGCGCTCCGAGCGCGACCGCATCCGGGAGTGGGTGGCCGAGCACGGCTGGTCGGACGAGGCCGGCAGCTACGTCATGTACCCGGGCACGACCGACCTCGACACGTCGGTGCTGCTGCACGCCGAGAGCGGGTTCGACCGCGGCGACCGCATGGCCGCGACGATCGACGCGATCACGCGCGACCTGTCGGCCGGTGCGCTGCTGTACCGCTACACCGGCGTCGAGTCCGAGGAGCACACGTTCGTCGCGTCCGCGTTCTGGCGGGCGTCGGCGCTCGCGTGCACCGGCCGGCACGCGGACGCGGTCGCCGCTATGGACGACCTCGTCGAGCGCAGCAACGACGTGGGCCTGTTCGCCGAGATGATCTCCGAGCACGACGGGAGGTTCTGGGGCAATCTCCCCCAGGCCCTCAGCCACCTCGCGGTCGTCAACGCGGCGCTGCGGATCCGGGAACTCGTGCCCGAGAGGATGCTGAGGGGGCGATGACACCGTGACGCATGAGCGGTCGCCACGCGTGTTCCGGCGGTTGCGCTCGATCCTCGTCGAGAGCATCTTCTGGGACGCCCGCACCGACGAGCTGTGCTGGGTCGACATCACCGAGGGCACGTTCCACCGCGCCCGGCTCGACGGCGCCGAGGACGGGTCGGATGACCGCGTCGTGTCGCTGCCGCCGCCGTGCAGCGCGGTGCAGCCCGCCGCCGGCGACGGGTACGTCGCCGCGCTGAAGGATGCGACCGTGCTGCTCGACGCCGACGGGCGGATCGTGCGCGAACTCGCACGCGTGACGCATTCCCACGGCGGCATCCGCTTCAACGAGGGCAAGGCCGACCCGTTCGGGCGCTTCATCGTCGGCGCGATGGACGTCACGTCGGATGAGCCGGATGCGGCGGTCTACGCGTTCACCGCCGACGGCGCCGTCGAGGTGCTCCGCGGCGGCTTCGCGATCACGAACGGCATGGAGTGGTCGGACGACGGTCGGCTGATGTGGATCACCGACACCGGCACGAAGACGATCTACCGCGCGCCGTACGGTCCGGGCGCGCAGCCGCTGGGCGACCTCGCGCCGTTCGTGCGGGGCCGCATGTCGGACGGGCTCGTGCGCGATGCGGCGGGCGGCTTCTGGAACGCCGTCTACGGCGACGGCGAGGTCGTGCACTGGTCGGCCGACGGCGGGTTCGCCGCATCCGTGCCGGTGCCGGCGCCGAACGTGACGTCGGTCGCCTTCGGCGGCCCGGAGCTCTCGACGCTGTTCATCGGCACGGCGCGGGAGAACCTCGACGAGCGCGCGCTCGAAGACGCGCCGCTCAGCGGCTCGATCTTCGCGGCCGACGTCGGCGCGCGCGGACTGCCGGTGCACGTCTTCGGCGCCTGACGCGCGAGAGTGCACGGTGGCGGCGAAAGTGCACCCGCGAGCGAGCGGATTCGTCGCGACGGTGCACTTTCGCGGTGGCGCCGCGCGGAGGTCAGCCGAGAGGCTTGCGCAGGTAGACCTCGTCGCCGCCGGTCTTGCCGCCGGCGCGCTCGGACTCGCGGTAGCCCTCGCGCTCGTAGAGCCGGATGTTCGCCTCGCTGAGGCGGCCGGTGAACAGCTCGGCCTCGCGCGCGCCGGCGTCGCGGCCGCGTTCCTCCACGGCACCGAGGATGAGGGAGCCGAGTCCTTCGCCCTGCAGGTCGGGGGCGACGGCGATACGGCCGATCAGCAGCAGGTCGCCGTCCCGGCGCGCCCGTGCGGCGGCGAGCATGCGACCGTCTCGGACGGCGACGCATCCGAGGTTCTCGGTGAGCTCGGCGCGCAGCTCCTCGAGGGTCTGCGTGAGCGGCGGCATGTCGGGGTCGCCGTAGATGAGGGCCTCCGACGCGAACGCGGCGCGCTGCAGGGTCAGCACCTCCCCGGCGTCATCGGGCGTGATCGCGCGGACCACGACGTCGCCGGCAGACCCGTCAGAGGGCGCTGACGATGCCACGGTCGGCCAGCTCCGCGCGCAGCTCGTCTTCGAACACGTCGGCGTCGTCGCGCAGATCGGGGGATTCGTCCAGGGTGTTCATGCGGACCTCCGGGGGCAGGGAAAAGACATACCCAGTGAACACGCCAACGCGCCCCGGTCGTCGAGCGTTGACAACCGGGGCGCGCGGCGTTACCGCCGGGGTCAGTCGCGCGGCACGTCGCCTCGCCACTCGCCGGTCTCAGCGCCGCGGCTCTCGATGAACTCCTTGAAGTTCTTCAGGTCCTTCTTCACGGCGTGCTGACCGGCGCCGAGCAGCGACCCGGCCTTCTCGAGCAGCCCCTCGGGCTCCCAGTCGATCTGCACGGTGACGCGCGTCTGCGCGTCCGACAGCTTGTGGAAAGTCACCGCGCCGGCGTGCTCGGTGTCGCCGCCGATGCTGCGCCACGCGACGCGCTCGTCGGGGTGCTGCTCGGTCACCTGCGCGTCGAACTCGCGCTCGGCACCGGCGACCTTGACCTTCCAGTGCAGGTCGGTGTCGTCGCGCTGGGTGATCGAGACGACCTCGTCCATGAAGGACGGGAAGCTCTCGAACTGCGTCCACTGGTTGTACGCCGTGCTCACGGGCACGTCGACGTCGATGGTTTCGATGATCTGGACCATGTCGCTCCTCGTTGTGTGGACCCCCACCCCATCGCACCGACACGTCATCGGAGCGGGGATTGACAACCCGGCGGGGAGTGTCAAGGCCCTGCGGACCCGCGACGCGCGACACCTAGCGTGAGCCGTCACGAGAGGAGTGCGCATGAGCGACGACATCCCCGTCACGCGGCGGCGGCAGGCCGAGGCCGCGGATGCGGCGGCCGAGGTGCCCGCGGGCGGTCGGGGCGCCGACACCGGCGCGGTCGACAGCACGCGCATCGGCGACGGCGACGTCGCGCCGCTGCAGAACGTCTCGAGCCAGAACGACATCCCCGGCGTCGGCACGCGTCGCGGCGACGGCGGGATCGAGTCGGGCCTGGAGCGCCGCCGCGCGCGCCGCAACGGCGCCGACGGCTCCGGCGACGACGCGGCGGAGGCCGACGCGCCGGACGGCGCGACGACGCCGGCATCCGACTCGCTCGCCCAGCGCTACGAGCCGGGCGTCGACGCCGCGCACGCGCGCGACAGCCGCGCCGCCGGGCCCGCCGCGAGCGACGGCGACCCCGGGTCCGCACAGGAGCGACCGGACGGCCGCGGCGGGGCGCTCGCGGATCGCGCGGGCTCCCGGTGGGCGGTGCTTCCCGCGGCGATCGTGGGGGTCGTCGCGGTGGTGCTGTTCGCCTTCGCCGTGCCGGTCGCCCCCGCTCTCGCGTGGATCGCGATCGCGCTCGAGGTCGCCCTGTTCGCGGTGCTCGTCGCGAGCGCCGCGGGGCTGCGCGCCGGACGCTGCCGGCGCCTGTCGATCCTCGTGCCGACGGTCGGCATGATCGCCGTCGCGCTCGTGTTCGCGGTCATCCTGCTCGTGATCGCGGTGAGCCGCTGACGCGCGCCGGCGTCAGCGGCCCGCGGCGTAGCCGGAGCCGCCGCGCGGGTTGGCGGCGGCCGACAGCGTGCCGTCCGACGGGTCGCGCGACACGGCCGACAGGCGCCCGAGCGACCAGCCGCCCGAGACCGTGACGACGTGACCGCGGGCGCGGAGGTCGGCGATCACGTCTTCCCCGAGGCGGTCTTCGACGACGACGCCGCGGGGCTCCCACGCCCGCGGCCAGAACGAGCTCGGCAGGTGCGTCGTGTGGAGCGTCGGCGCGTCGATCGCCTGCTGCGGGCTGTAGCCGCCGACGATGCGGCGCACCAGATACGGCACCTGCCACTGGTCCTGCTGGTCTCCGCCCGGCGTGCCGAGGGCCTCGATGACCACCCCGCCGCCGGCCAGCAGCGTCGGCGACAGCGTCGTGCGGGGGCGGGCGCCGGGGCGCAGGGCCGCGGGCGCGCTCTCGTCGAGCCACGCCATCTGCAGCCGGGTGCCCGCCGCGATGCCGAGCGACGGCACCGCGGGCGAGGACTGCAGCCAGCCGCCCGACGGGGTGAGGCTCGCCATGTTGCCGGCGGCGTCGACGACGTCGATGTGGCACGTGTCGCCCCGGGTCTCGCCGTTCGCGCGCACCGTCGGCTCGCCCGTGCTGCCGCCCGCGGCAGCGGATGCCTCGAACAGCGGCGGCACGAAGGCCTCGAGCCCCGGCACCGCACCGGGGCGCCAGTCGTCGCTCGCCTCCTCGCCGATGAGGGTCGCGCGCTCGCGGGCGTAATCGTCGGAGAGGAGCACCGCCAGCGCCTCCCGCGCGTCCTCGCCGTAGTACGCATCACGGTCGGCCAGCGCGAGCTTGAGCGCCTCGACGACGAGGTGCGCGCCGCGCGCGGTCGACGGGTCGAGCTCGATGTCGGGGAAGGTCGCGAGGATCGCGAGGGTCTGCAGCAGCACGGGGCCCGATCCCCACGCCGCGGCCTTGACCACGTCGACACCGCGGAACCGGTACGACACCGGCTCCTCCCACGACGCGTCGTGGCCGCGGACGTCGTCCAGGCTCAGCACGCCGGCGTAGTCGCCGCCGTCGGAGTGGCGGTGCGGGCGCGCGAGGAACGCCGTGAGCTCGCGCGCCACGAACCCCTCGCGCCACTGCGCGAGCACCGCGTCGAGTCGGTCGTCGCGGGTCGACCCGACGCCGGAGGCGACGACGAGCCGCCGCAGCGCATCGGCCCACGCGGGGTTGCGGAACGTCTCGCCCGCGTGCGGCGGGCGACCCGCGGGCATCCACAGCGCCGCGGAGGTCGGCCACGCGTCGCGGAACAGCCCCTCCACCGATCGCACCGTGCGCGCCCACGCCGGCGACACCGGCACGCCGTTCTCGGCGTAGTGCACGGCGTATGCGGCGACGTCGGCGAACTCCCACGTGCCGTGCGTGCGCAGCAACAGCACGAGCGCGGGGAACGCCCCCGGAATGGCGGCGGCCAGTCCGCCCGCCCCCGGCACGGCGTCGAGCCCGAGGCCACGGTAGTGCGCGATCGTCGCGCCGGCCGGCGCCGGCCCCTGCCCCGACAGCACGCGCGGGGAGGCGGCGCGAGGCGCGACGAGCCCGACGAGGTCGCCGGCGGGTCCGTTGAGGTGGGGCTCGGCGAGGTGGAGCACGAGGCTCCCGGCCACCGCCGCGTCGAACGCGTTGCCGCCGCGCTCGAGCACGCTCTGCGCCGTGCCGGTCGCGAGCCAGTGGGTCGAGGCGGCCATGCCGAACGAGCCGCTGAGGTCGGGCCGCGTCGTGAACGCGGGAGGCGAGGCCCAGGGGGAGGAGCTCATCGGGCCATTCTCCCCCGCCGCGTCACGTGACCGACACGAGCGTCCGCTGCCATCCGCTCGATCCGTTGGGGGCGATCGGCGCCGCTTCCTGGATCTGGACGTTGCCCGCCTTGTCCACCGCCCGCACGGTGATGTAGTGCGTGCCGGGCGTCGCCTGCCACGGCAGGGTCCACTGCACCCACGTGTCGTCGTTGACCGGATTCGACAGCGTCGCCTGCTGCCACTCGCCGTCGTCGATGCTCAGCTCGACGCGCGCGACGCCCACGCCCTGCGCCCACGCCATCCCCGCGATCGGCACGAGACCGGCCGGGACCGGCGATCCGATCTTCGGCGTATCCACGCGGCTGGACATCTTGATCGGCGCCTGGGCACTGTATCCGCGCGGGGTCCAGTACGCCTCGTCCTGCGCGAAGGTCGTGACCTTCAGCTCCGTCAGCCACTTCGTGGCCGAGACGTAGCCGTACAGACCCGGCACGACCATGCGCACGGGGAACCCGTGCTCGAGCGGCAGCGGCTCGCCGTTCATCGCCACGGCGAGGATCGCGTCGATCGACGGGTCGGTGAGGGCGCTGAGCGGGGTCGACGCGGTGTAGCCGTCGACGCTGCGCGAGAGCACCATGTCGGCGTCGGCGCCCGGGGCCGCCATCGCGAGCACGTCGCGCACCGGCACGCCGAGCCAGCGCGCGTTGCCGACGAGATCGCCGCCGATCTCGTTCGACACGCACGTGAGAGTGATGACGTACTCGTCCAGGCCCATGCCGATGAGGTCGTCGAACGACAGCTCGACGCGCTGTCCGACCATGCCGTCTACGACCAGGCGCCACGTCGTCGGGTCGATCTGCGGCACGGTGAGGGCCGTGTCGACGCGGTAGAAGTCCGCGTTCGACGTGAACAGCGGCGTGATACCCGGCACGTCGAGCTCGGCACCCGCGGGAACGGCCACCGTGGCGCGGGGTGCGGGCAGGCGCAGCGCGTCGCGGGCCGCGGCGATCGAGGCGGATGCGGCGTTCACGACGCGGGCGCCGACGCCCACGACGACCGCGGCCGCAGCGGTGATCGCGGAGAAGAGGAGGAACGATCGGCGGTCGACGCGCGCTCCGGTCGACGTCGCGTCGGCTCCGTCTCCGGATGCCGCGTCGGCCTCGGCGGGTTCCGCGGCGACAGCGGCGGCCGCCGACGTCCAGCGGCGCAGGCGCTCGCTCATCATGACGAGGAGCCCCACCCCCACGACCGTGCCGAGCACGGGCGGCAGCCACGACAGGAAGCCCGCGCCGGAGCGGGTGGCCACTGCCGCGGTCGCGGCGGCGCCGCCGAGCGCGAGGAGGATCGCCCCGAACGGCGGCCGCCGGTACTGCAGCAGGCCGGCGAGGGCCGCGCCGATCGCGGCGGCGATGCCGAGGCCCACGAGCAGCGCGACCTTGTCGAGCGACCCGAAGGCCGTGATCGCGAACTCCTTGAGCGGCCGTGGGACGACGTCGACGACGAACGAGCCGACCGCCAGGAGCGGGCTGGCGTCCCGGGCGAGGACGGCGGCGAAGGCCTCGCTCGCGGCCAGGAGCGCCGCCGCGGCGACGACTCCGACGAGGGCCGACCACGCCAGGGCGCGCGGCGCGCGGGGTGCGGACATCGAGAACTCCTCTGCTCATGGCAGCGGGGCCGCGGATGCCGGAAGCATCCGCGGCCCCGCTGAGATCCGGTGGCTGATTCCTATCAGTTGGCCGGCGGCATGAGAACGGTGTCGATGAGGTACACCGTCGCGTTGGCCGTCTGCACGCCACCGCAGATGACGTTGGCGTCGTTGACCTTGAGCGAGTCGCCGCTGCCGGAGACGGTCAGGTCCTGACCCTCGACGGTCGCGAGCGTGCCGACGACGTCCTCGGGCGAGAGCTGGCCCTGCACGACGTGGTACGTGAGGATCTTGGTCAGCAGCGCCGAGTCGGTCTTGAGGGTCTCGATGGTGGCGGGGTCGATCTTGCCGAACGCGTCGTCGACGGGAGCGAAGACCGTGAACTCGCCGCCGTTGAGCGTGTCGACGAGGTTGACCTGCGGGTTCAGCTGGCCGCTGACCGCCTGCACGAGCGTCTTCAGCAGCGGGTTGTTCGAGGCGGCCGTGGCCACGGGGTCCTGCGACATGCCCTCGACCGAACCGGCGCCCGACGGCACCTGCGCGGCGTAGTCGGCGCAGCCGGGGCCGACGAGGTTGGCGGCCGGGTCCATCATGTCGCTCGACGCGGACGCCGACGGCGTGGACATGGGCGCCGAGCTCTCCTCGGTCGTCCCACCCGACGATGCGCTGCCACCCGAACATGCGGCGAGCGCGAAGGTCGACGCGAGGACCAGGCCGAGGGCCGCGGTCAGGTGCTTCTTCTTCGTGAGCATGACTTCCTCCGAATCCGTGAGCCGATGCGGCTCGATGTGCTGTGCCGCCGGATGGCGGTTGGCCGGTCGCCCGGCCGCACACTCTGTTCGGGGTCGCCCGCGAATCGGATGGGAGGAGTTTTCGCGGCCTCAGTCCGCGTGGTCGGGATGGCCGTCCGAGACGGCGTCGCCGGTGACCTCGTGCTCGCGCTCGATGTCCCGGATGGCGTCGGTCTTCAGGTCGTCGGCGGGGTTGCCGTCGTCGGGCGAGACAGGGGGGATCGGGGTGCTCATGGTTTCTCCTTCCGAGGGGGACAGGCTAGATCCCGGGCGCCGGCGCGCCGCGGGGGTTGCGCCCGCTCACGTGGGGCGGCTCGCGGTCGCGGGGAACTCCGCGACGGGCACGATCTCGACGTCGTGGAGCTTCCAGTTCAGACGCCGGGCGCCCGCGCGGGCCCGCGCGAGGGTGCGCAGCGACGGCGTCCGGCCGCGTCGGGGCCGCACGAAGGCCTCGACGTGCAGGAACATGCCGTGGTCGCGCGTGCGCGTGCGCACCTCCTCGACCCACCGCAGCTGCGAGAGGTAGTCGTGCAGGCGCGCCACGTCGGGGTGCGTCTCCTCGTCGTCGAAGGTGGTCGCGCGCGTGTCCATGAGGTCGGTGATCGCGGCGCGGGTGTTCTTCACGCCGTCCCACACGATGCTCCCGGCGATGAAGATCGCCGCCGCCGCATCCATCCACCACAGCCCGATCCCGATGCCGAGCACGCCGACGATCGAGCCGACCGCGGTCTGCCAGTCGGCCTTGTTCATGTCGGCGTCGGCGTACAGCACCTTGTCGTGCAGCTCGCGGGCGAGCTTCATCTTCACGCGGCCGAACCAGATGGGCAGCGGGATCGTGAGCGCCATCACGGCGATCATGAGCCAGCCGAGCCACACGCTCTCGCCGAACAGCACGACCGACCCGATCGGCGGCCGCTGGCCGCGGAGGAGGGTCGAGAGCGACTCCACGACGAGGAACGCGCCCATCGCGAACAGGGCGACACCGGCCACGAGGTGCCCGACGCCGACCGAGCGGGAGAAGCCGTACGGGTAGCGCGGGGTGGCCGGGCGCCGCATGACGCGCACCGACACGAGGAACGCCAGCGGCGGGGCGAGCGAGAG
This genomic window contains:
- a CDS encoding glycoside hydrolase family 15 protein, yielding MPPASDTPPSTDAPDLREYAAIGDGRTVALIGRRGQVDWLPVPNLDSMPVFARLVDDDTGGCIELEPDEEYTVRRRYVPRTNVLETTYRTRNGRARVTDALVTGVAGRLPWAELARRVEGLRGSIRFRWRVQPGTRLQTAAPWVERQDGVSILRVGDVSLAVVGDGHGEPEPAADDPAAPSVHGGFATAEGSRHVLIVVATDGEPLHLPDPGNVQRGIDRTIEGWRAWSREFSYDGPWQEQVQRSALALKLLVYAPSGAIAAAATTSLPENPRGGKNWDYRFAWVRDLAYTAHALVEFGLREETHAAISWMLRTIRAGGSEPEVFYTLDGRIADGVRTHDVGGWHGIGPVVTGNPAHGQLQLGVYGDLFAICRTYVAAGNILDVATGRSLAALADRTCDLWRRPDSGMWELPEIRHYTSSKMGCWQALNDAVALAEAGQIPGSPDRWRSERDRIREWVAEHGWSDEAGSYVMYPGTTDLDTSVLLHAESGFDRGDRMAATIDAITRDLSAGALLYRYTGVESEEHTFVASAFWRASALACTGRHADAVAAMDDLVERSNDVGLFAEMISEHDGRFWGNLPQALSHLAVVNAALRIRELVPERMLRGR
- a CDS encoding SMP-30/gluconolactonase/LRE family protein; this encodes MTHERSPRVFRRLRSILVESIFWDARTDELCWVDITEGTFHRARLDGAEDGSDDRVVSLPPPCSAVQPAAGDGYVAALKDATVLLDADGRIVRELARVTHSHGGIRFNEGKADPFGRFIVGAMDVTSDEPDAAVYAFTADGAVEVLRGGFAITNGMEWSDDGRLMWITDTGTKTIYRAPYGPGAQPLGDLAPFVRGRMSDGLVRDAAGGFWNAVYGDGEVVHWSADGGFAASVPVPAPNVTSVAFGGPELSTLFIGTARENLDERALEDAPLSGSIFAADVGARGLPVHVFGA
- a CDS encoding GNAT family N-acetyltransferase, which encodes MASSAPSDGSAGDVVVRAITPDDAGEVLTLQRAAFASEALIYGDPDMPPLTQTLEELRAELTENLGCVAVRDGRMLAAARARRDGDLLLIGRIAVAPDLQGEGLGSLILGAVEERGRDAGAREAELFTGRLSEANIRLYEREGYRESERAGGKTGGDEVYLRKPLG
- a CDS encoding SRPBCC family protein — its product is MVQIIETIDVDVPVSTAYNQWTQFESFPSFMDEVVSITQRDDTDLHWKVKVAGAEREFDAQVTEQHPDERVAWRSIGGDTEHAGAVTFHKLSDAQTRVTVQIDWEPEGLLEKAGSLLGAGQHAVKKDLKNFKEFIESRGAETGEWRGDVPRD
- a CDS encoding gamma-glutamyltransferase — encoded protein: MSSSPWASPPAFTTRPDLSGSFGMAASTHWLATGTAQSVLERGGNAFDAAVAGSLVLHLAEPHLNGPAGDLVGLVAPRAASPRVLSGQGPAPAGATIAHYRGLGLDAVPGAGGLAAAIPGAFPALVLLLRTHGTWEFADVAAYAVHYAENGVPVSPAWARTVRSVEGLFRDAWPTSAALWMPAGRPPHAGETFRNPAWADALRRLVVASGVGSTRDDRLDAVLAQWREGFVARELTAFLARPHRHSDGGDYAGVLSLDDVRGHDASWEEPVSYRFRGVDVVKAAAWGSGPVLLQTLAILATFPDIELDPSTARGAHLVVEALKLALADRDAYYGEDAREALAVLLSDDYARERATLIGEEASDDWRPGAVPGLEAFVPPLFEASAAAGGSTGEPTVRANGETRGDTCHIDVVDAAGNMASLTPSGGWLQSSPAVPSLGIAAGTRLQMAWLDESAPAALRPGARPRTTLSPTLLAGGGVVIEALGTPGGDQQDQWQVPYLVRRIVGGYSPQQAIDAPTLHTTHLPSSFWPRAWEPRGVVVEDRLGEDVIADLRARGHVVTVSGGWSLGRLSAVSRDPSDGTLSAAANPRGGSGYAAGR
- a CDS encoding molybdopterin-dependent oxidoreductase, producing the protein MSAPRAPRALAWSALVGVVAAAALLAASEAFAAVLARDASPLLAVGSFVVDVVPRPLKEFAITAFGSLDKVALLVGLGIAAAIGAALAGLLQYRRPPFGAILLALGGAAATAAVATRSGAGFLSWLPPVLGTVVGVGLLVMMSERLRRWTSAAAAVAAEPAEADAASGDGADATSTGARVDRRSFLLFSAITAAAAVVVGVGARVVNAASASIAAARDALRLPAPRATVAVPAGAELDVPGITPLFTSNADFYRVDTALTVPQIDPTTWRLVVDGMVGQRVELSFDDLIGMGLDEYVITLTCVSNEIGGDLVGNARWLGVPVRDVLAMAAPGADADMVLSRSVDGYTASTPLSALTDPSIDAILAVAMNGEPLPLEHGFPVRMVVPGLYGYVSATKWLTELKVTTFAQDEAYWTPRGYSAQAPIKMSSRVDTPKIGSPVPAGLVPIAGMAWAQGVGVARVELSIDDGEWQQATLSNPVNDDTWVQWTLPWQATPGTHYITVRAVDKAGNVQIQEAAPIAPNGSSGWQRTLVSVT
- a CDS encoding fasciclin domain-containing protein gives rise to the protein MLTKKKHLTAALGLVLASTFALAACSGGSASSGGTTEESSAPMSTPSASASSDMMDPAANLVGPGCADYAAQVPSGAGSVEGMSQDPVATAASNNPLLKTLVQAVSGQLNPQVNLVDTLNGGEFTVFAPVDDAFGKIDPATIETLKTDSALLTKILTYHVVQGQLSPEDVVGTLATVEGQDLTVSGSGDSLKVNDANVICGGVQTANATVYLIDTVLMPPAN
- a CDS encoding cation diffusion facilitator family transporter, yielding MSTDALTQLPPELQATLRRAIRLEWATIVFLVVTITLVGLVVGNSQAMRAAWIEDLLSLAPPLAFLVSVRVMRRPATPRYPYGFSRSVGVGHLVAGVALFAMGAFLVVESLSTLLRGQRPPIGSVVLFGESVWLGWLMIAVMALTIPLPIWFGRVKMKLARELHDKVLYADADMNKADWQTAVGSIVGVLGIGIGLWWMDAAAAIFIAGSIVWDGVKNTRAAITDLMDTRATTFDDEETHPDVARLHDYLSQLRWVEEVRTRTRDHGMFLHVEAFVRPRRGRTPSLRTLARARAGARRLNWKLHDVEIVPVAEFPATASRPT